From the Saimiri boliviensis isolate mSaiBol1 chromosome X, mSaiBol1.pri, whole genome shotgun sequence genome, one window contains:
- the C1GALT1C1 gene encoding C1GALT1-specific chaperone 1, whose translation MLSESSSFLKGVMLGSIFCALITMLGHIRIGHGNRMHHHEHHHLQALNKEDILKISEDERMELSKSFRVYCIILVKPKDVSLWAAVKETWTKHCDKAEFFSSEHVKVFESINMDTNDMWLMMRKAYKYAFDKYRDQYNWFFLARPTTFAIIENLKYFLLKKDPSQPFYLGHTVKSGNLEYVGMEGGIVLSIESMKRLNSLLNIPEKCPEQGGMIWKISEDKQLAVCLKYAGVYAENAEDADGKDVFNTKSVGLSIKEAMTYHPNQVVEGCCSDMAVTFNGLTPNQMHVMMYGVYRLRAFGHIFNDAFVFLPPNGSEND comes from the coding sequence ATGCTTTCTGAAAGCAGCTCCTTTTTGAAGGGTGTGATGCTTGGAAGCATTTTCTGTGCTTTGATCACTATGCTAGGACACATTAGGATTGGTCATGGAAATAGAATGCACCATCATGAGCATCATCACCTACAAGCTCTTAACAAAGAAGATATCTTGAAAATTTCAGAGGATGAGCGCATGGAGCTCAGTAAGAGCTTTCGAGTATACTGTATTATCCTTGTAAAACCTAAAGATGTGAGTCTTTGGGCTGCAGTAAAAGAGACTTGGACCAAGCACTGTGACAAAGCAGAGTTCTTCAGTTCTGAACATGTTAAAGTGTTTGAGTCAATTAATATGGACACAAATGACATGTGGTTAATGATGAGAAAAGCTTACAAATATGCCTTCGATAAGTATAGAGACCAATACAACTGGTTCTTCCTTGCACGCCCCACTACATTTGCTATCATTGAAAACCTaaagtattttttgttaaaaaaggaTCCTTCACAGCCTTTCTATCTAGGCCACACTGTAAAATCTGGAAACCTTGAATATGTGGGAATGGAAGGAGGAATTGTCTTAAGTATAGAATCAATGAAAAGACTTAACAGCCTTCTCAATATCCCTGAAAAGTGTCCTGAACAGGGAGGGATGATTTGGAAGATATCTGAAGATAAGCAGCTAGCAGTTTGCCTGAAATATGCTGGAGTGTATGCAGAAAATGCAGAAGATGCTGATGGAAAAGATGTATTTAATACCAAATCTGTTGGGCTTTCTATTAAAGAGGCAATGACTTATCACCCCAACCAGGTAGtagaaggctgttgttcagatatGGCTGTTACTTTTAATGGACTGACTCCAAACCAGATGCATGTGATGATGTATGGGGTATACCGTCTTAGGGCATTTGGGCATATTTTCAATGATGCATTCGTTTTCTTACCTCCAAATGGTTCTGAAAATGACTGA